Proteins encoded together in one Gemmatimonadota bacterium DH-78 window:
- the recA gene encoding recombinase RecA: MASATDQKEKDLSTALNQIERAYGKGAIMRMGIDGAKVSIEAISTGAINLDAAIGIGGVPRGRISEIYGPESSGKTTICLQVIANAQKKGGIAAFIDAEHALDIGYARRLGVDVDNLLVSQPDTGEQALEIAEVLIRSNAVDVVVIDSVAALVPRAEIEGEMGDSHVGLQARLMSQALRKLTGAVNRSNTSVIFTNQIREKVGVMFGSPETTSGGRALKFYASLRMDIRRIGAIKDGQDITGNRTRVKVVKNKTAPPFRQAEFDIMYNEGVSHTGLLVDIGAEHDIVQKSGAWYSYGDLRLGQGKENAKVFLTENPDVAEEIEVRIRTVLDLPGGTQSADESDDDESAGDDD; the protein is encoded by the coding sequence ATGGCATCCGCCACCGATCAGAAAGAGAAGGACCTGAGCACCGCCCTCAACCAGATCGAGCGTGCCTACGGGAAGGGCGCGATCATGAGGATGGGCATCGACGGTGCGAAGGTGAGCATCGAAGCCATCTCCACCGGCGCCATCAACCTCGATGCGGCGATCGGCATCGGTGGCGTGCCGCGCGGCCGGATCAGCGAGATCTACGGGCCGGAGTCGTCGGGTAAGACGACGATCTGTCTGCAGGTGATCGCCAACGCGCAGAAGAAGGGGGGCATCGCCGCCTTCATCGACGCGGAGCACGCGCTCGACATCGGCTACGCGCGGCGCCTGGGAGTGGATGTCGACAACCTGCTCGTCTCGCAGCCCGACACGGGGGAGCAGGCGCTCGAGATCGCCGAGGTGCTGATCCGGTCCAACGCCGTCGACGTCGTGGTGATCGACTCCGTGGCCGCCCTGGTGCCCCGGGCCGAGATCGAGGGCGAGATGGGCGACTCGCACGTCGGCCTGCAGGCGCGCCTCATGAGTCAGGCGCTCCGGAAGCTGACGGGTGCGGTCAACCGGTCGAACACCTCCGTGATCTTCACCAACCAGATCCGCGAGAAGGTGGGCGTGATGTTCGGCAGCCCCGAGACCACCTCGGGGGGGCGGGCGCTCAAGTTCTACGCCTCGCTTCGCATGGACATCCGGCGGATCGGCGCGATCAAGGACGGCCAGGACATCACCGGTAACCGCACCCGCGTGAAGGTGGTGAAGAACAAGACGGCGCCGCCCTTCCGGCAGGCCGAGTTCGACATCATGTACAATGAGGGCGTGAGCCACACGGGGCTGCTGGTCGACATCGGTGCGGAGCACGACATCGTGCAGAAGTCCGGCGCCTGGTACTCGTACGGCGACCTGCGTCTCGGACAGGGCAAGGAGAACGCCAAGGTCTTCCTCACGGAGAATCCGGACGTGGCCGAGGAGATCGAGGTGCGGATCCGGACCGTGCTCGACCTTCCGGGGGGCACGCAGTCGGCCGACGAGAGCGACGACGACGAGTCGGCGGGCGACGACGACTGA
- a CDS encoding heme exporter protein CcmB: MSAWGRGVLAVARKDLVQEFRTFQRLATMGAFTVLVGVLFSFSFDPAAVRAQDVAGGLIWMTLVFAGVMGVGRTFALEAEDAAFQGVLLSPVPRDAIYLGKVIANVVIVSITVLLIVLAFGLFFQLDYGAHPIALALTLFSGVVGFVALATLFGAVSAGTRLGESLLPVLLFPLVVPMVVYGAGATHRLLLGRPLVEVEGNIRILGAFAIGAVAVGAVLFRHVVED; this comes from the coding sequence GTGAGCGCGTGGGGGAGGGGAGTGCTCGCGGTCGCGCGGAAGGATCTCGTGCAGGAGTTCCGCACCTTCCAGCGGCTGGCCACCATGGGTGCCTTCACCGTCCTGGTCGGGGTGCTGTTCAGCTTCTCCTTCGATCCGGCGGCGGTCCGCGCCCAGGACGTGGCGGGCGGGCTGATCTGGATGACGCTGGTGTTCGCCGGCGTGATGGGGGTGGGCCGCACCTTCGCGCTGGAGGCCGAGGACGCGGCCTTCCAGGGGGTGTTGCTCAGCCCCGTGCCGCGCGACGCGATCTACCTGGGCAAGGTGATCGCGAACGTGGTGATCGTCTCGATCACCGTGCTGCTGATCGTGCTCGCGTTCGGGCTCTTCTTTCAGCTCGACTACGGCGCGCACCCGATCGCACTGGCGCTCACCCTGTTCAGCGGGGTGGTGGGGTTCGTGGCGCTGGCCACCCTCTTCGGCGCGGTGAGCGCGGGCACCCGTCTCGGCGAGTCGCTGCTGCCCGTGCTGCTCTTTCCCCTCGTGGTCCCCATGGTAGTTTACGGGGCCGGCGCCACGCATCGACTTCTGCTCGGTCGCCCGCTGGTGGAAGTGGAGGGCAACATTCGGATTCTCGGGGCCTTCGCCATCGGCGCAGTCGCGGTCGGGGCGGTGCTCTTCCGTCATGTGGTGGAGGACTGA
- the ccmI gene encoding c-type cytochrome biogenesis protein CcmI has translation MALIGAVLLVVAVVAWVLMPVTKGQHASLERDRDELTDAEARRRVALLALRDVEYDYHTGKLDENDYRALRSELSAEALAALQALEDESTGARRAVDAELEAEIAAVRAGLEAGTTCASCGHVNPQGSRFCASCGGALAAREVSPSS, from the coding sequence ATGGCGTTGATCGGAGCGGTGCTCCTGGTGGTGGCGGTGGTGGCGTGGGTCCTGATGCCGGTCACGAAGGGGCAGCACGCCTCGCTCGAGCGCGATCGCGACGAGCTCACCGACGCGGAGGCGCGGCGTCGGGTGGCGCTGCTCGCCCTGCGCGACGTGGAGTACGACTACCACACCGGCAAGCTCGACGAGAACGACTACAGGGCGCTCCGCAGCGAGCTGTCGGCCGAGGCGCTGGCCGCCCTTCAGGCCCTCGAAGACGAGTCGACCGGTGCGCGACGGGCGGTGGACGCGGAGCTCGAGGCGGAGATCGCCGCAGTGCGCGCAGGTCTCGAAGCGGGAACGACTTGTGCCTCCTGCGGTCATGTGAATCCGCAGGGGAGCCGGTTCTGTGCCTCCTGCGGGGGCGCCCTGGCCGCCCGCGAGGTTTCGCCCTCGTCGTGA
- the ccsA gene encoding cytochrome c biogenesis protein CcsA, with protein sequence MNRRPGRAPRGSATAGAALSLVGAALVMTLLWMVWFWVPTEALQGVVQRIFYIHVPSAWVAFMAFGVVALCSAMYLWLRDERFDRAAVSAAEGGLIFTTIVLISGPLWGKVAWGAYWVWEPRLTLTLLLWFIYLGYFMVRNATENPERGKRFAAVVGIVGALDIPLIHVSVLWFRSQHPQPVVLRADGPSLDASMGLTLGVGFLAFTILFFGLMMLRYRVETLAHHAARLESP encoded by the coding sequence GTGAATCGACGACCCGGTCGCGCACCGCGCGGCTCGGCCACGGCGGGAGCCGCCCTGTCGCTGGTGGGGGCGGCCCTCGTGATGACGCTGCTCTGGATGGTGTGGTTCTGGGTGCCCACCGAGGCGCTGCAGGGCGTGGTACAGCGGATCTTCTACATCCACGTGCCCTCCGCCTGGGTCGCCTTCATGGCCTTCGGGGTGGTGGCCCTCTGTTCCGCCATGTACCTCTGGCTGCGCGACGAGCGCTTCGATCGCGCGGCGGTCTCGGCGGCCGAGGGGGGGCTGATCTTCACCACCATCGTGCTCATCTCGGGACCGCTGTGGGGCAAGGTCGCCTGGGGCGCCTACTGGGTGTGGGAGCCGCGGCTCACCCTCACCCTCCTGCTCTGGTTCATCTATCTGGGCTACTTCATGGTGCGCAATGCCACGGAGAACCCGGAGCGGGGCAAGCGCTTCGCGGCGGTGGTCGGCATCGTGGGCGCCCTCGACATTCCGCTGATCCACGTGAGCGTGCTCTGGTTCCGCTCGCAGCACCCCCAGCCGGTGGTGCTGAGGGCCGACGGACCCTCGCTCGACGCCTCGATGGGGCTCACCCTCGGCGTCGGCTTCCTCGCCTTCACCATTCTCTTCTTCGGGCTCATGATGCTGCGCTACCGGGTCGAAACCCTCGCGCACCACGCCGCCCGACTGGAGTCCCCATGA
- a CDS encoding heme lyase CcmF/NrfE family subunit, whose amino-acid sequence MNVLGELALWIALPVSLFGMVLGFAGGRARRGDLTLSAERSVYAVFFLSVIASLGVVDTFLNDRFEYWYVANYSSRNLETFFKVSGLWAGQRGSLLFWLLLLSCFAAIAVFSNRKKNREFMPYVAGTLLTITSFFLVVLLFADVNPFEKLTFTPADGSGLNPQLQNYWMTIHPPTLYLGFTAFTVPFAFAVAALLNGRLDARWIVITRKWTLLSWFFLSNGIIFGMRWAYEELGWGGYWFWDPVENASLLPWLTATAFLHSIQIQENRGMLKVWNMGLVILTFLLTIFATFLTRSGLIESVHTFAQELKIAYIFLGFMSSILMVGLVLVLYRLPRLKSDNQIESFLSRESAFVFNNLILLGATFAVLWGTLLPLISEGLTGQEIAVGPPFFNRVNLPIGLALLALMGIGPVIAWRRASRRNLVRNFLRPVSVGLATMLGLWIGGARHAMALVTFGLAAFVMTIIVVEFWKGTRARARIEGEGAFKAFLHLIARNRRRWGGYIVHVGVVVIFTAFAAAPWYQEFLQTLEPGEVMVAESPLGHTYELTYEGLSTNIRDLERNLDWQVTALVSVQRDGEPLGTFTTEKRMHMNAEQMSTEVGIQSFPLEDLYIILADADLGRILQGDAAAQSVTFTVMVKPLVGWIWAGGLILTLGSLIAMWPSAERLRTASSTGRAGMSGAEALPTGD is encoded by the coding sequence GTGAATGTACTGGGCGAACTCGCCCTCTGGATCGCCCTTCCGGTTTCGCTGTTCGGGATGGTGCTCGGGTTCGCCGGAGGACGGGCGCGACGGGGGGATCTGACCCTCTCCGCCGAGCGGAGTGTCTACGCCGTCTTCTTCCTGTCGGTGATCGCCAGCCTCGGGGTGGTCGACACCTTCCTCAACGACCGCTTCGAGTACTGGTACGTCGCCAACTACTCGAGCCGGAACCTCGAGACCTTCTTCAAGGTGTCGGGGCTGTGGGCGGGCCAGCGCGGCTCGCTCCTCTTCTGGCTGCTGCTGCTGTCGTGTTTCGCCGCCATCGCCGTCTTCTCCAACCGGAAGAAGAACCGCGAGTTCATGCCCTACGTGGCGGGCACGCTGCTCACGATCACCTCGTTCTTCCTCGTGGTGCTGCTCTTCGCGGACGTGAATCCGTTCGAGAAGCTCACCTTCACGCCGGCCGACGGGTCGGGGCTGAATCCGCAGCTCCAGAACTACTGGATGACGATCCACCCGCCCACGCTGTATCTGGGCTTCACCGCCTTCACGGTGCCCTTCGCCTTCGCGGTGGCGGCGCTGCTCAACGGGCGGCTCGATGCGCGCTGGATCGTCATCACCCGCAAGTGGACGCTGCTCTCGTGGTTCTTCCTGAGCAACGGGATCATCTTCGGCATGCGGTGGGCCTACGAGGAGCTCGGCTGGGGCGGCTACTGGTTCTGGGATCCGGTGGAGAACGCCTCGCTGCTGCCCTGGCTGACGGCCACGGCGTTCCTGCACAGCATCCAGATTCAGGAAAACCGCGGGATGCTGAAGGTGTGGAACATGGGGCTGGTGATCCTCACCTTCCTGCTGACGATCTTCGCCACCTTCCTCACGCGATCGGGGCTGATCGAGTCGGTCCACACCTTCGCGCAGGAGCTGAAGATCGCCTACATCTTCCTCGGCTTCATGTCGTCGATCCTGATGGTGGGGCTGGTGCTCGTGCTCTACCGTCTGCCGAGGCTCAAGAGCGACAACCAGATCGAGAGCTTCCTCAGCCGCGAGTCGGCGTTCGTCTTCAACAACCTGATTCTGCTCGGCGCCACCTTCGCCGTGCTGTGGGGCACCCTCCTTCCGCTCATCAGCGAGGGGCTCACGGGGCAGGAGATCGCGGTGGGCCCGCCCTTCTTCAACCGGGTGAACCTGCCGATCGGTCTCGCGCTGCTCGCGCTCATGGGCATCGGCCCCGTGATCGCGTGGCGGCGCGCGTCGCGCCGCAACCTGGTGCGCAACTTCCTGCGACCGGTGAGCGTCGGGCTGGCGACCATGCTCGGGCTCTGGATCGGCGGGGCGCGGCACGCCATGGCGCTCGTCACCTTCGGGCTCGCCGCCTTCGTGATGACGATCATCGTCGTCGAGTTCTGGAAGGGGACCCGGGCGCGGGCCCGTATCGAGGGGGAGGGCGCCTTCAAGGCCTTCCTGCACCTGATCGCGCGCAACCGGCGGCGCTGGGGCGGCTACATCGTGCACGTGGGGGTGGTGGTGATCTTCACCGCCTTCGCGGCCGCGCCCTGGTATCAGGAGTTTCTTCAGACGCTCGAGCCCGGTGAGGTGATGGTGGCGGAGTCGCCGCTCGGCCACACCTACGAGCTCACCTACGAGGGACTCTCCACCAACATCCGCGATCTCGAGCGCAACCTCGACTGGCAGGTGACCGCTCTGGTGAGTGTGCAGCGCGACGGCGAGCCGCTCGGCACCTTCACGACCGAGAAGCGGATGCACATGAACGCCGAGCAGATGTCGACCGAGGTCGGCATCCAGTCGTTCCCGCTCGAGGATCTCTACATCATCCTCGCCGACGCCGACCTCGGTCGGATCCTGCAGGGCGACGCGGCCGCGCAGTCGGTCACCTTCACCGTCATGGTGAAGCCGCTCGTCGGCTGGATCTGGGCGGGGGGGCTGATCCTCACCCTGGGGAGCCTGATCGCGATGTGGCCGAGTGCGGAACGACTCCGCACCGCCTCGTCGACGGGTCGCGCGGGCATGTCGGGCGCCGAGGCGCTCCCGACCGGAGACTGA
- the ccmA gene encoding heme ABC exporter ATP-binding protein CcmA, producing MRAGGPRLEAEGLVRSFGAATAVDGVDFRLEPGQVLTLFGPNGAGKTTLLRLLSGSLRADGGTLRLDGAPLDTRSPEWQARVGVLSHRGFLYAHLTARENLRFYADLYGIADPGPRIEARLAAVGLADRADDRVREFSRGMAQRLALARTLLHDPDVVLLDEPWTGLDAHAAAVLRETLEALRDGHRTVVLVTHNLTEGLELADRVAIQVGGRWAVDLPASEVDPQAFPAFYRQVVEGGSP from the coding sequence GTGAGGGCGGGCGGTCCCCGGCTGGAGGCCGAGGGGCTCGTGCGGTCGTTCGGGGCCGCCACGGCCGTCGACGGCGTCGATTTCCGACTCGAGCCCGGGCAGGTGCTCACCCTCTTCGGACCGAACGGCGCGGGCAAGACCACGCTTCTGCGACTGCTGTCGGGAAGCCTTCGCGCGGACGGCGGCACCCTGCGCCTCGACGGGGCGCCGCTCGACACCCGCAGCCCGGAGTGGCAGGCGCGGGTGGGCGTGCTCTCCCACCGCGGCTTTCTCTACGCCCATCTCACCGCGCGCGAGAATCTGCGGTTCTACGCCGACCTCTACGGGATCGCCGACCCGGGACCGCGGATCGAGGCGCGGCTTGCCGCGGTCGGGCTGGCCGACCGCGCCGACGATCGCGTGCGGGAGTTTTCGCGGGGGATGGCGCAGCGGCTGGCCCTCGCCCGCACCCTCCTGCACGACCCCGATGTGGTGCTTCTCGACGAGCCCTGGACCGGGCTCGACGCCCATGCCGCCGCCGTGCTGCGCGAGACGCTGGAAGCGTTGCGCGACGGACACCGCACGGTGGTGCTCGTGACGCACAACCTGACCGAGGGTCTCGAGCTGGCCGATCGCGTGGCCATCCAGGTGGGTGGGCGGTGGGCGGTCGACCTGCCCGCGTCCGAGGTGGATCCGCAGGCCTTTCCGGCCTTCTATCGGCAGGTGGTGGAGGGCGGATCCCCGTGA
- a CDS encoding threonine aldolase family protein, which yields MSPGPGDELPAVDLRSDTVTRPTPAMRRAMAEAEVGDDTLGDDPTVRALEARVAELLGKEAALFFPSGVMANQTALAVQARWGSEVVVEGGAHVFHFEEGAASALKGLQLHPVPTPDGVLRPEHLDAAVRPGSRYLPRTSLVCIENTHLASGGRVIEPDQVRALAEAAHARDLPVHMDGARLWHAAAASGRPLTDYAEPVDTVMVCLSKGLGAPVGSLLAGPAEVLEEAWRVRRRFGGGMRQSGILAAAGLHALEHHLPDLPETHARTLRLAAAFDALPGFRVVPPETNVLLVDLEPGGPDPTEFLNFLRFDRILMLDFGPRRLRAVLHRDVDSPAMARVLDSLARWGRQAGAA from the coding sequence GTGAGCCCCGGTCCCGGCGACGAGCTGCCCGCGGTCGATCTGCGCAGCGACACCGTCACGCGACCGACGCCCGCGATGCGGCGGGCCATGGCCGAGGCCGAGGTCGGCGACGACACTCTCGGCGACGACCCCACCGTGCGGGCGCTGGAGGCGCGGGTGGCCGAGCTCCTGGGCAAGGAGGCGGCCCTCTTCTTCCCCTCGGGGGTGATGGCCAACCAGACGGCGCTCGCCGTCCAGGCGCGGTGGGGGTCGGAGGTGGTCGTGGAAGGGGGTGCCCACGTCTTTCATTTTGAAGAAGGGGCGGCTTCCGCTTTGAAGGGATTGCAGCTCCACCCGGTGCCCACGCCGGACGGAGTGCTGCGGCCCGAGCACCTCGACGCGGCGGTCCGGCCGGGCTCGCGCTACCTGCCGCGCACCTCCCTGGTGTGCATCGAGAACACCCACCTCGCCTCGGGCGGGCGGGTGATCGAGCCCGACCAGGTGAGGGCCCTGGCGGAGGCGGCGCATGCCCGCGATCTGCCGGTGCACATGGACGGTGCGCGACTATGGCATGCGGCGGCCGCGAGCGGGCGTCCCCTGACCGACTATGCCGAGCCCGTCGACACGGTGATGGTGTGTCTGAGCAAGGGCCTCGGCGCCCCGGTCGGGTCGCTGCTCGCGGGGCCGGCGGAGGTGCTCGAGGAGGCGTGGCGCGTTCGGCGCCGATTCGGCGGCGGAATGCGGCAGTCGGGGATCCTCGCCGCGGCGGGACTCCACGCGCTCGAGCACCACCTTCCCGACCTTCCGGAGACCCACGCCCGCACCCTTCGTCTGGCGGCGGCGTTCGACGCGCTTCCGGGCTTTCGAGTGGTGCCGCCGGAGACCAATGTGCTGCTCGTGGATCTGGAGCCCGGCGGACCCGATCCCACGGAGTTCTTGAATTTTCTGCGGTTCGACAGAATTCTGATGTTGGACTTCGGGCCGCGCCGCCTCCGTGCCGTACTGCACCGAGATGTCGATTCGCCAGCAATGGCGCGCGTTCTCGACTCCCTGGCTCGCTGGGGACGGCAGGCGGGGGCGGCCTGA